The following DNA comes from Kaistia sp. 32K.
TCAAGCATTGAGGGCCGCCGGTTGGGCAAGAGGGTGAAGTGTTGGAGACCATGTGATGCCGCAAGCTAAGACCGGTGCAACTCCTCCGCTGCTTCCCGCGTTCGGCGAGAAAGTGGAGCCGCAGCGGTTCGGATTTCTCCTGGTTCCAAACTTCTCGCTGATTCCGTTTGCCGCGGCGACCGAAGCCCTGCGCGTTGCAAACTGGTTGTCCGGCCTGACCCTGTACGAATGGTACTTTCTCACGGAGGACGGCCGCAGCGTTCCTGCGGCCAACGGCCTCGAGGTCGCCCCCCATGCCAAGTACGATGAGGCGCCGCCGCTCAACAACATCATCGTCTTCGCGGGCGGAAGGGTCCCCCCCACTCTGCGCGAAGAGCGCGTTCTCTCGTGGATGAGACGACAGGCGCGAGCGGGCGTGCGGATTGGCGCTGCCGGCCTCGGCAGCTTCATCCTGGCACGGGCGGGACTTCTCAATGACTATCGCTGCACCGTCCACTGGAAGCTCCTGCCGAAGTTTCGGGACGAGTTTCCGCATTTGAACGCGACCGACGAAATCTACGAGATCGATCGGGATCGCCATACATCCTCAGGCGGCACCGGCACGCTGGACGTCATGCTCGCCCTGATTGCCGGCGACCATGGCGAAACCCTCGCTTCGCATGTCGCCGAAGAGTTC
Coding sequences within:
- a CDS encoding GlxA family transcriptional regulator, translating into MPQAKTGATPPLLPAFGEKVEPQRFGFLLVPNFSLIPFAAATEALRVANWLSGLTLYEWYFLTEDGRSVPAANGLEVAPHAKYDEAPPLNNIIVFAGGRVPPTLREERVLSWMRRQARAGVRIGAAGLGSFILARAGLLNDYRCTVHWKLLPKFRDEFPHLNATDEIYEIDRDRHTSSGGTGTLDVMLALIAGDHGETLASHVAEEFMHDRIRPSSHSQRMPLRFRLNITNRKVLNAVGLMEKSIENPLSCASIAESQGVSVRQLEKLFRAHLDTTPKEYQRQIRLKFARRLLMQTTLSVLEVGMATGFSCQSHFSKAYRAEFGVQPRHDRGKDSLL